In Betta splendens chromosome 19, fBetSpl5.4, whole genome shotgun sequence, the following proteins share a genomic window:
- the pkd1b gene encoding polycystin-1 has protein sequence MTHTLWILWALLIFTPGDRVSPENAPCPEGSRVHLSSLRCYWLSRTTSSFPEAWDSCKDVHGGDLAAANSLELQNFLHHSFPAETTVWVWLKTSGGGGSDQGGGLETSGHAGWAGPSDSGGGCTVMALGTLGPGRRTPCAGQFHFLCESLITGVLPTTDSYLTGLVLMSGVYPQTQIFPLLSVPDTGQDTVELLLFPGLWFSHAGQLVAVELVVRPSPLASMARVQILRPYCDPNLHLVPPGCSSLLNPFSCCTAVPLCNTTGGCSAGQYWCPLLDTCVPTTSPCSPYDTAAAVRGFESPPRYLETPPFYHMVADLPLEIEPSSELKTTKVLLPDRAITVYPDDVVAVQHTRASGAFLHCLKSEASVNSPWRQSYLSLMGAERGGWWRAGLTSLPPAGQWVDGVVCDLRMLYVDSLHRGTEQEDAFGLTHTEATTALSLMTVGPSLSLSPKFGLSVIHPLPDAKRHIHIQIDLLTHIVITASSGAGATSSWSAPVSQTGVPFLPSLPHEVTSSWPHDQRPFGEAWYSSVTLSLASVGVQTMNITAMDAESSESLSVTVCGYEAVAGLSVEPRGLTRMLVNISQVFNAQLEKGSSAKFRWVTDDLESSAHEGESYRALFQKPAQHRLEVSASNPVSSQSLQLLLTVDDATLLAEPEFLSVSEVVAANATHPYCLRVKADVSAPVTFRWDFGDRRGKMTTSRPAPGQTVLGLMEGQIKQAYVQDSVNYTYSTPGDYTLHVRVVTEYDSTEASVKINVRRRLGHIQISASPPVPVVEQAVLLEASSEPSAASVLYTWDFGDGSQRVNHPDGPVSHVYHSPGTYTARVSASNAVSEVERSITVEVFERLDGLRIRCSSLTDNKYVPTREELRFLASIAKGSHVSYRWLAVQSRVNQQTTGDRELFRLLAKTPGEISVQLVASNKLGEATTAVSLKAVERVASVQIKTQSNAVALGKLVQISVSASVGSDLEYLWYVDSDSSPLTTQAPVLFHTFTHLGSCLVTVSVQNVLSQSNATERFSVQQAVEGVDFKIKGITAPFYVSSSTAVTLCGVFAEGSDLRWDWTLLDPRSSVFIATNQTFSHSFPHSGSYQVSLNVSNDISWQVVSHRVVAQDRVEGLHLNVSKPLLCAEEEVTLVPTISRGSNVSFAVTVRNGEWIHSQSRVEGKYTTSTLPVGSNLITVRVWNQVSSEELSTDVLVMERVGGLSLVNRSVALEALKGAHFRAEVQRGGPVTYTWTFGTGPGPGPGPGPALLTGQEVSFTPAESGWLSVSVVASNGACSRELTEIIAVERPVTMIQLLCDAERSFLGRAVGFSATVDGGSNLRYHWDFGDFTEATVTESKFVSHTYHRPGEFSVTVRAVNSVSHVSTQLHVTVEELPCSSPQASLVQSRTTIFRSRPSFFEASVTVNCSAFKPAYLWEVYAGSDCANASGSRTVLRGEADAASPSLSLPKNSLRVGRHCLVFTLSLRGSPLSAQSRATVTVVHSPLVALIKGGSFRLWSSLSDLILDGSDSQDPDEEPGEGESLQYQWTCVTPSSTEVQFFSQSSTTMTVLSSQLHAGTVYTFTLTVLKTGRTPASASQTVSVTPAPVLPVTLECVSCSVVSSSHLFTHTNALIMSGQCGQCGDSAQYTWRAESQAGGILDLDDITTSTGRRSPHLVVRSGVLQPGLSYTFTLNVSQLGRGRWGVASLSVLPNSPPRGGLCDLSPESNIRLLETVVTYNCSGWQDDESEASQLIYSLQVAPCHPISNECPMLLLYRGIRSAFSSVLPMGTQRQGSAGSVVTAVLLVEDHLGAKVTALSKTLSMENPAWSQGATDWLKSRSQKELRALVQRGDPQEIVSYSTVLTAQLNKMQATLNGAELMDRRTIRETVTRALTSLPLSSMLDVDQISSALAQSTNVPAELVCENCHKQLLRAVGEMIGLMEDQLIPGASAAVRTGGNILNILGSTLAASGLHSSVALSALSHTGALMRSLMRSQFAGVAPLLLSNPYITTLGFRGDPSDLLCTGHLNQPRRWQNSPADASNSSQCLFSIPDSLTAHLRSQRTEVVQVLVAADGAAGSGPSPAAAGPPISTGVVAMEITTPQGRPVHIRDLQPEQAIRVALHNRGGAGSGTCLAVTLATEQLNFTVTAPDELGENAGLYLSFSFSRAPGCTRVTLGRVKVEVSSSGPEANASHNSLVREWDFTLSAQSLSAERTVFLSPLLNETDERLSVNVATLSGGGESVRLSLCAFSSVCRYYNPQEARWSSEGLRPLEGSTLHTVHCLTQHLTMFGASLFLHPGAVVLLQPSAGPVQSVVPGIVCAVLVLIHLVAGLIAHKLDHLDDLRQSRVPLCGRPGLYHYRVLVKTGWRRGAGTSAHVGIGLYGVNKSGSRHLQRDGAFQRGGLDQFQLETDENLGEVWKIRIWHDNTGLDPSWYLEHVVVWDAQTDRLYFFLLNDWLSVESEGNGAVEREVLASCPEELCEFRRVLASQLRFGMMERHAWLSLWARPAHSCVTRGQRVVCSAVTLHLYLALGALWYGAVGTEGHSGPVSARLLLNAETVAVGMTLALLAFPLQCLLGFRLRKSPSKVTVDMLASPSPDCHSVEMDIYLGQSGLSSPSFVSLPDTSTSVSVTGCRHVIQYHQRHHLHPSCYCLQLLESKGIDSSLLDFWATSGLAPQTQAARDGEEADAWSCDSFFDLPLSSGHSEASAPPAVGALRPLRRKKALLELGPVAPSSSRYQFLKGSSDFNKSPDAPGQEVLTVTANQAQGHKHSLATFLTLSEEDLLTSIVAASEDPAASTPGSSDSGWDSPAAPSSLSPAWSSSCSSWSDRSLRSSLRRCPSALSVDSVASTFLPSPSPDSARSSFSTRIGVARGPPGRSLPPWALCAAPPLLAVLLGTSLAVIGLYGSFLPRPAVLMWLVSALCAFLASAVLLEPLKVCAGALICAAVWRPVDPEVEEQLARDAAAVRALGERCRKVRPPGGFGLLQAKEEARKVQALRSLMRRCVGQLFFVMLVLMVNYQDSVGQSQGRRLQSWVRRGLHAAPPGGNNLTSLRDWSDAERWLGGALVRHLHQNPSLRLVGSARLRHGEGGLVLGNSSEATRRLLAGLRVARWSRKMFKTLSVDFTQHHRQSGLLVCVSLQLAWNEAQTLTPSLSIYPLLIPPSASGLDLQGALMVLLLVAALLIFFAEMWSLATERAQYLRQCKHWLQLLLALLSLATAVLHLSFLSLAASCVSELQSRPDGFISFHSAALRVQRSSQCAAVLLTLLLLKALRTLRFVRRWAAMGRVLRGAWRELWAFAVLLLLLLLLLLCVHLGDALLPRSLGGFPSAREAWVSALSALRGRGALRRMCRAHPAVGPVYGLLLIRGAFWLLARLCGAVLIRTYREERAELYHPAVEPQDYEMVEFFIKRLKLWLGLTKAREFRHRVTFEGMDAPPSRSSQDSRLSTASSTLPFSRSPSFYSSASSPSSLSSVLSTASGDSSASEAASGVLSHGDRLLPCVNAVLSQFDRVIQISEEVHNLEMKLDEAETRRRRRRIVDEGKSAESFREEKNVKEGEDEGRVPAEVRRRKTGVFYPRQRVSLPSCFPFNTSTLPSNRIYLQTQNSHSDFDSVLPQVFSSKHSFEANPIAGSRSSCPTASPDYGPFPRRRAWHSGISHSADAAQRACLLHGGAVPCLQLTDIRPRSEEGIKRRVSDGVPVKRKAWISEGPDTQD, from the exons atgacacacacactatgGATTCTTTGGGCGCTGTTGATATTCACACCCGGAG ACCGCGTCTCCCCGGAGAACGCTCCCTGTCCAGAGGGTTCTCGGGTCCACCTGTCCAGCCTGCGGTGTTACTGGCTTTCCCGGACGACATCGTCCTTTCCTGAGGCCTGGGATTCGTGCAAAGATGTTCACGGAGGAGACCTGGCAGCTGCCAACAGCCTGGAGCTACAAAACTTCCTCCATCACTCCTTCCCAGC GGAAACCACTGTGTGGGTTTGGCTTAAGACttcagggggaggggggtctgaCCAGGGTGGAGGTCTGGAGACATCAGGTCATGCAGGGTGGGCTGGACCCAGTGACAGTGGTGGGGGGTGCACTGTGATGGCCTTGGGAACACTGGGGCCGGGGAGGAGAACACCGTGTGCTGGACAGTTCCACTTCCTCTGCGAAAGCCTAATAACTG GCGTTTTGCCGACTACAGACAGTTACCTCACCGGACTGGTTCTGATGAGTGGTGTGTACCCTCAGACCCAGATATTCCCCCTCCTCAGCGTTCCGGACACTGGACAGGACACAGTGGAG ctgctgctgtttcccggCTTGTGGTTCAGTCATGCCGGTCAGCTGGTAGCAGTAGAACTGGTCGTCAGGCCCAGCCCGCTGGCCTCTATGGCCCGGGTCCAGATCCTCCGACCCTACTGTGACCCCAACCTCCACTTGGTGCCTCCAG GTTGCAGCTCTCTTCTTAAccccttcagctgctgcacagcagtGCCGCTGTGTAACAccacaggaggctgcagcgcgGGCCAGTACtggtgccccctgctggacactTGTGTCCCTACCACCAGTCCCTGCAGCCCTTATGACACTGCGGCGGCCGTCCGGGGCTTTGAATCCCCTCCCAGGTACCTGGAGACGCCGCCCTTCTACCACATGGTGGCAGACCTGCCTCTGGAAATAGAGCCCAGCTCTGAACTGAAAACCACGAAG GTGCTTCTCCCAGATCGAGCCATCACGGTGTACCCGGATGACGTGGTGGCCGTGCAGCACACTCGTGCCTCCGGAGCCTTCCTTCACTGCCTAAAGAGCGAGGCCTCTGTAAATTCACCGTGGCGCCAGAGTTACCTCTCCCTCATGGGGGCAGAGcgaggaggctggtggagggcaGGCCTGACATCACTGCCTCCAGCAGGCCAGTGGGTGGATGGGGTGGTGTGTGATCTGAGGATGCTGTACGTGGACAGTCTTCACAGAGGAACTGAGCAAGAAGACGCGTTTGGCCTCACCCATACAGAAGCGACCACGGCTCTGAGTCTGATGACCGTCGGTCCTTCCCTGAGTCTGAGCCCTAAATTTGGACTCAGTGTGATCCATCCCCTACCGGATGCAAAGAGACACATTCACATCCAGATCGACCTCTTAACACACATCGTGATAACGGCCTCGTCTGGGGCGGGTGCCACGAGCTCGTGGTCGGCCCCGGTGTCGCAGACCGGGGTCCCCTTTCTTCCGTCGCTCCCCCATGAGGTCACTTCCTCCTGGCCCCATGATCAGAGGCCGTTCGGCGAGGCCTGGTACTCCTCTGTGACTCTGTCGCTGGCCTCGGTGGGGGTCCAAACAATGAACATCACCGCGATGGATGCCGAGAGCTCAGAGAGTCTGAGTGTGACTGTTTGTGGATACGAGGCAGTGGCAGGGCTCAGCGTGGAGCCGCGCGGACTCACCAGGATGCTCGTGAACATTTCACAA GTATTCAACGCTCAGCTGGAGAAGGGCTCCTCGGCGAAGTTCCGATGGGTGACTGACGACCTAGAGAGTTCTGCACACGAGGGGGAGTCGTACAGGGCGCTGTTCCAGAAACCCGCTCAGCATCGGCTCGAG GTCTCTGCATCCAACCCGGTGAGTTCTcagagcctgcagctgctcctgacGGTCGACGACGCGACTCTGCTGGCCGAGCCCGAGTTCCTGTCTGTTAGCGAGGTCGTAGCGGCCAACGCTACACACCCCTATTGCCTAAGGGTGAAAGCAGACGTCTCCGCGCCTGTCACCTTCAG ATGGGATTTCGGGGACAGACGTGGCAAAATGACCACCAGCCGCCCAGCTCCAGGTCAGACCGTGTTAGGACTCATGGAGGGACAAATCAAGCAGGCGTATGTCCAGGACTCAGTGAACTACACCTATTCCACCCCAG GTGACTACACACTTCATGTTCGAGTCGTCACCGAATACGACAGCACGGAGGCGTCTGTGAAGATAAACGTCCGCCGTCGGCTCGGTCACATCCAGATTTCCGCCTCGCCTCCGGTGCCCGTGGTCGAGCAGGCCGTTCTCCTGGAAGCTTCCTCAGAGccctctgcagcttctgtccTCTACACGTGGGACTTTGGCGACGGGTCCCAGCGGGTGAACCACCCAGACGGGCCCGTCTCACACGTCTATCATTCCCCAGGGACCTACACAGCACGCGTAAGCGCCTCAAACGCTGTGAGCGAAGTGGAACGGTCTATCACAGTAGAGGTGTTTGAGAGGTTAGACGGACTTCGGATCCGGTGCTCGAGCCTCACAGACAACAAATATGTGCCGACCAGAGAGGAGCTGCGATTCCTTGCTTCCATTGCCAAAGGCTCCCATGTCTCTTATCGCTGGCTTGCTGTGCAAAGCAGGGTAAACCAGCAAACCACAGGCGACAGAGAGCTTTTCCGTCTGTTGGCCAAAACCCCTGGAGAGATTTCAGTTCAGCTGGTAGCCTCAAACAAGCTAGGCGAGGCTACCACCGCTGTGTCATTAAAGGCAGTCGAGCGCGTAGCGAGTGTCCAGATTAAAACCCAGTCAAACGCTGTGGCTTTGGGGAAGCTGGTGCAGATCTCTGTGTCCGCATCCGTGGGGTCAGACCTGGAATACCTCTGGTATGTGGATTCGGACTCGTCGCCCTTGACGACTCAGGCCCCCGTTctttttcacacattcacacatttggGCAGTTGCCTCGTCACAGTGTCTGTTCAGAATGTCCTCAGCCAGAGTAACGCCACAGAGCGGTTCTCTGTCCAGCAGGCAGTCGAGGGGgtggacttcaaaataaaaggcatcACAGCTCCATTTTATGTCAGTTCGAGCACTGCCGTTACGCTCTGCGGGGTCTTTGCTGAGGGTAGTGATCTGCGCTGGGACTGGACACTTCTAGATCCCAGAAGCAGCGTATTTATTGCCACCAACCAGACCTTTTCCCACAGTTTCCCACATTCTGGATCGTATCAGGTGTCTTTGAACGTCTCCAACGACATCAGCTGGCAGGTGGTCTCCCACAGGGTGGTGGCACAGGACAGGGTCGAAGGCCTTCATCTGAACGTTAGCAAGCCGCTCCTGTGCGCTGAAGAGGAGGTGACGCTTGTTCCGACCATCTCCAGAGGAAGCAACGTAAGCTTCGCTGTAACAGTAAGAAACGGCGAGTGGATCCATAGTCAAAGCCGCGTCGAAGGGAAATACACAACCTCAACTCTTCCAGTAGGGAGCAACTTAATTACAGTGAGGGTTTGGAACCAGGTCAGCAGTGAAGAGCTGTCGACCGACGTTCTGGTCATGGAGCGAGTTGGCGGTTTGAGTCTAGTTAACCGCTCCGTTGCTCTAGAGGCGCTAAAGGGAGCTCATTTTAGGGCAGAGGTCCAACGTGGGGGTCCGGTCACCTACACGTGGACGTTCGGcacggggccggggccggggccggggccggggcctgCGCTGCTCACGGGCCAGGAGGTGTCCTTCACTCCAGCAGAGAGCGGGTGGCTGTCTGTTAGCGTGGTAGCTAGCAACGGCGCGTGCTCGCGCGAGCTAACGGAGATCATCGCGGTTGAGCGGCCTGTGACCATGATCCAACTGCTCTGTGATGCAGAAAGAAGCTTCCTTGGACGCGCGGTCGGGTTTTCCGCCACAGTAGACGGAGGAAGTAACCTCAGGTACCACTGGGACTTTGGCGATTTCACCGAAGCCACAGTGACAGAATCCAAGTTCGTCAGTCACACTTACCACCGCCCTGGGGAGTTCAGCGTGACGGTCCGAGCTGTGAACAGCGTTAGCCACGTGTCCACGCAGCTCCACGTGACGGTGGAGGAGCTCCCGTGTTCCAGCCCTCAGGCCTCTTTGGTCCAGAGCCGGACTACGATCTTCAGGTCCAGACCAAGTTTCTTTGAAGCGAGCGTGACCGTTAACTGCTCTGCGTTCAAGCCGGCGTACCTGTGGGAGGTGTACGCGGGCTCAGACTGCGCTAACGCCTCTGGGAGCAGAACCGTTCTCAGGGGTGAAGCAGACGCAGCGTCGCCGTCGCTGTCGCTCCCGAAGAACTCTCTCCGCGTGGGACGGCACTGCCTGGTCTTTACACTTTCCCTCCGGGGAAGCCCTTTATCTGCCCAGAGCAGGGCGACCGTCACGGTGGTCCACTCCCCGCTGGTGGCGCTCATCAAGGGAGGCTCGTTCAGACTTTGGTCCAGCCTGAGCGACCTCATCCTGGACGGATCTGACTCCCAAGACCCGGACGAGGAGCCGGGGGAGGGGGAGTCGCTGCAATATCAATGGACCTGTGTCACGCCG AGCTCTACAGAGGTTCAGTTCTTTAGTCAATCAAGCACAACGATGACGGTGCTCAGCTCCCAGCTGCATGCgggcacagtctacaccttcaCCCTCACCGTCCTCAAGACAGGCAGGACTCCAGCGTCAGCCAGCCagaca GTGTCTGTGACTCCGGCTCCCGTGCTTCCTGTGACGCTGGAGTGCGTTTCCTGCTCggtcgtctcctcctcccacctcttcACTCACACCAACGCCCTCATCATGTCTGGACAGTGTGGACAGTGTGGCGACAGTGCTCAG TACACGTGGAGAGCTGAAAGCCAGGCTGGTGGGATTCTTGACCTCGATGACATCACTACGTCTACGGGGAGGCGTTCGCCCCACTTGgtggtgcgttcaggggtcCTCCAGCCGGGACTGAGCTATACCTTCACTCTGAATGTGTCCCAGCTGGGCAGAGGACGGTGGGGCGTCGCCAGCCTCTCTGTCCTCCCTAACAGCCCGCCACGCGGGGGCCTGTGTGATCTGAGCCCAGAGTCAAATATACGTCTGCTGGAGACGGTGGTGACGTACAACTGCTCAG GGTGGCAAGATGATGAAAGCGAGGCCTCTCAGCTGATATATAGCCTACAGGTGGCGCCGTGCCACCCCATTAGTAATGAATGTCCCATGCTCCTTTTATACAG GGGCATCCGCTCAGCCTTCAGCAGCGTGCTTCCAATGGGGACTCAAAGGCAGGGCAGCGCCGGCTCAGTCgtcactgctgtgctgctggttgAAGATCATCTGGGGGCAAAGGTCACGGCTCTGAGCAAAACGCTGAGCATGGAGAACCCCGCGTGGAGCCAAGGTGCCACTGACTGGCTTAAAAGCAGGAGCCAGAAGGAACTGCGGGCTTTGGTGCAACGTGGCGACCCTCAGGAGATCGTCTCTTATTCCACGGTGCTCACGGCTCAGCTCAACAAG ATGCAGGCTACGCTAAACGGCGCGGAGCTGATGGACAGGAGGACGATCAGGGAAACCGTGACCCGGGCCCTGACCTCTCTTCCCCTGTCCTCCATGCTGGATGTTGACCAGATCAGTTCAGCGTTGGCTCAGTCCACT AACGTCCCCGCTGAGTTGGTGTGTGAAAACTGCCACAAGCAGCTCCTGAGAGCTGTGGGGGAGATGATCGGTTTGATGGAGGACCAGCTGATCCCCGGCGCTTCGGCGGCGGTTCGCACCGGAGGAAACATCCTCAACATTTTAG GTAGCACTCTGGCAGCGTCCGGCCTCCACTCATCGGTCGCCCTGTCAGCACTGAGTCACACTGGCGCCTTAATGCGCTCTCTGATGAGGTCACAGTTTGCTGGCGTGGCCCCACTTTTGCTTTCCAACCCTTACATCACTACGCTCGGTTTCCGTGGCGATCCCTCCGACCTCCTGTGCACCGGCCACTTGAACCAACCCAGACGGTGGCAGAACTCACCGGCTGACGCATCCAATAGTTCTCAGTGTCTGTTTTCTATTCCCGACTCTCTAACCGCCCACCTGAGGAGCCAGAGGACGGAGGTGGTGCAGGTGCTGGTTGCCGCGGACGGAGCAGCGGGTTCCGGCCCTTCGCCCGCTGCAGCCGGTCCTCCGATCTCCACCGGCGTGGTCGCCATGGAGATCACCACTCCGCAAGGCCGGCCCGTGCACATTAGAgacctgcagcctgagcaggcCATACGGGTGGCCCTGCACAACAGGGGCGGCGCTGGGAGCGGGACGTGCCTCGCGGTGACATTAGCCACCGAGCAGCTGAACTTCACCGTCACGGCTCCAGACGAGCTGGGTGAAAACGCCGGCCTGTACCTGTCCTTCAGCTTCAGCCGGGctccag GATGCACTCGAGTGACGCTGGGACGTGTCAAGGTGGAAGTGAGCTCCTCGGGGCCAGAGGCTAATGCATCCCATAATTCCCTAGTGAGAGAGTGGGATTTCACTCTCTCGGCCCAGAGCCTCTCCGCAGAGAGGACTGTCTTCCTTTCCCCACT TTTGAACGAGACCGACGAGCGTCTCTCTGTGAACGTGGCCACGTTGTCGGGTGGAGGCGAATCCGTGCGTTTGTCCCTGTGCGCGTTCAGCTCCGTGTGTCGGTACTACAACCCGCAGGAGGCGCGATGGAGCAGCGAGGGTTTGCGGCCGCTAGAGGGCAGCACGCTCCACACGGTTCACTGCCTCACGCAGCACCTCACCATGTTTGGGGCCAGTCTGTTCCTCCATCCTGGAgctgttgttcttctgcagcCG tCTGCCGGTCCTGTGCAGAGCGTGGTACCAGGGATCGTGTGCGCCGTCCTGGTTCTGATTCACCTGGTGGCGGGCCTCATCGCTCATAAACTGGACCACTTGGACGACCTGAGGCAGAGCCGGGTCCCCCTATGTGGCCGCCCGGGGCTGTACCACTACAGAGTCCTGGTCAAGACCGGCTGGAGGCGCGGAGCAG GCACCTCCGCACATGTTGGCATCGGCCTGTATGGCGTGAACAAGAGCGGCTCTCGCCATCTGCAGAGGGACGGAGCCTTCCAGCGGGGCGGCCTGGACCAGTTTCAACTGGAGACGGACGAAAACCTGGGAGAAGTCTGGAAAATTCGGATCTGGCACGACAATACAG GCCTGGACCCCTCCTGGTACCTGGAGCACGTGGTGGTGTGGGACGCTCAGACGGACCGCCTCTACTTCTTCCTCCTGAACGACTGGCTCTCTGTGGAGAGCGAGGGGAACGGCGCCGTGGAGAGGGAGGTCCTGGCCTCAT GTCCCGAGGAGCTTTGTGAGTTCCGCAGGGTCCTCGCCTCCCAGCTGCGGTTCGGGATGATGGAGCGCCACGCGTGGCTGTCGCTGTGGGCGCGTCCTGCACACAGCTGCGTCACCAGGGGTCAGCGGGTCGTGTGCAGCGCCGTTACCCTGCACCTCTACCTGGCACTGGGGGCTCTTTGGTACGGGGCCGTGGGCACCGAGGGCCACAG CGGGCCGGTGTCGGCTCGCCTGCTGCTCAACGCGGAGACGGTTGCCGTGGGGATGACGCTGGCGTTGCTGGCGTTCCCTCTCCAGTGCTTGCTCGGTTTCCGGCTCAGAAAATCTCCCAGCAAG GTAACCGTGGACATGCTGGCTTCTCCCTCGCCCGACTGTCACTCCGTGGAGATGGACATCTACCTCGGCCAATCAGGGCTCTCCAGCCCGTCCTTCGTATCTCTGCCAGACACCTCTACATCCGTGAGCGTGACCGGCTGCAGACACGTTATACAGTATCATCAGCGTCATCATCTTCACCCTTCTTGCTATTGtctccagctcctggagagcAAAGGGATCGACTCCAGCCTCCTGGACTTCTGGGCTACTTCCGGCCTGGCTCCCCAGACACAGGCAGCGCGTGACGGTGAGGAAGCAGACGCCTGGTCGTGCGACAGCTTCTTCGATCTGCCACTGAGCTCAGGCCACAGCGAGGCCTCAGCTCCACCCGCTGTGGGTGCTCTACGGCCCTTAAGGAGGAAAAAGGCTCTGCTGGAGCTGGGCCCcgtcgccccctcctcctccagataTCAATTTTTAAAAGGCAGTTCAGACTTTAATAAGTCCCCTGATGCTCCAGGACAGGAGGTCCTCACCGTGACAGCAAACCAGGCCCAAGGTCACAAGCACAGTCTGGCAACGTTTCTGACTCTGTCTG AGGAGGACCTGCTCACGTCTATAGTCGCGGCATCAGAGGACCCCGCGGCGTCGACCCCGGGCAGCTCGGACAGCGGCTGGGACTCGCCCGCGGCCCCGTCCTCGCTCTCCCCCGC ctggagctcgtcctgcagcagctggtcgGACCGCTCCCTGCGCTCCTCGCTCCGCCGCTGCCCCTCCGCGCTGTCCGTGGACTCGGTGGCCAGCACCTTCCTGCCGAGCCCCTCTCCCGACTCTGCGCGCTCCTCGTTCTCCACGCGCATAG GCGTGGCTCGGGGTCCGCCCGGCCGCTCGCTGCCCCCCTGGGCTCTGTGTGCGGCCCCTCCTCTGCTCGCCGTCCTCCTGGGAACCTCCCTGGCCGTGATCGGGCTCTACGGCAGCTTCCTCCCCAGACCCGCGGTCCTCATGTGGCTGGTGTCGGCCCTGTGCGCCTTCCTCGCCTCTGCCGTGCTGCTGGAGCCCCTCAAGGTGTGCGCGGGGGCCTTGATCTGCGCCGCGGTGTGGCGGCCCGTGGAtccggaggtggaggagcagctggctCGCGACGCGGCGGCGGTGAGGGCGCTCGGGGAGCGCTGCAGGAAGGTGCGGCCGCCGGGCGGCTTCGGGCTGCTGCAGGCCAAAGAGGAGGCCCGCAAGGTCCAAGCGCTGAGGTCCCTCATGAGG CGCTGCGTGGGCCAGCTGTTCTTtgtgatgctggtgctgatggtgaaCTACCAGGACAGCGTGGGGCAGAGCCAGGGCAGGCGGCTGCAGTCCTGGGTCAGACGCGGCCTTCATGCGGCGCCCCCTGGAGGCAATAACCTCACGTCACTCAGAGA CTGGTCGGACGCGGAGCGGTGGCTCGGCGGCGCCCTGGTCCGACACCTCCACCAGAACCCGTCCCTGCGCCTCGTCGGGTCGGCCCGGCTGCGGCACGGCGAGGGCGGCCTCGTCCTGGGGAACAGCAGCGAGGCGACGCGGCGGCTCCTCGCCGGGCTGCGCGTGGCCCggtggagcaggaagat GTTTAAAACGCTTTCTGTCGACTTCACACAGCACCACAGACAGTCTGGCCTACTGGTGTGTGTTTCTCTACAGTTAGCATGGAACGAGGCACAGAcactcactccctccctctctatcTATCCACTCCTCATCCCTCCATCCGCCTCAGGACTGGACCTACAGGGGGCGCTCATG GTTCTTCTCCTGGtagctgctctgctcatctTCTTCGCAGAGATGTGGTCTCTGGCTACTGAGCGCGCTCAGTACCTGCGTCAGTGCAAACActggctccagctgctcctggcgCTGTTGTCACTGGCAACAGCTGTTCTGCATCTGTCCTTCCTGTCGCTCGCCGCTTCGTGCGTTTCCGAG CTTCAGTCCCGGCCAGACGGCTTCATCAGCTTCCACAGCGCGGCCCTTCGGGTGCAGAGGTCTTCTCAGTGCGCTGCCGTCCTCCTGACTCTGCTGCTTCTAAAG GCGCTGCGGACCTTGCGCTTCGTGCGGCGGTGGGCGGCGATGGGCCGGGTGCTGCGCGGAGCCTGGAGGGAGCTGTGGGCCTTCGccgtgctcctgctgctgctgctgctgctgctgctctgcgttCACCTTGGCGATGCG CTTCTCCCCCGTTCGCTGGGAGGCTTCCCGTCTGCACGCGAGGCCTGGGTGTCGGCGCTGTCGGCGCTGCGAGGCCGAGGCGCTCTCCGAAGAATGTGCAGAGCGCACCCGGCCGTGGGTCCAGTCTATGGGCTGCTGCTGATACGCGGGGCGTTCTGGCTCCTGGCCAGACTCTGTGGAGCTGTTCTCATTCGCACATACAG GGAAGAGCGGGCGGAGTTGTACCATCCAGCAGTTGAACCCCAGGACTATGAGATGGTGGAGTTCTTCATCAAGAGACTCAAGCTGTGGCTGGGTCTCACCAAAGCTAGAGAG TTTCGACACAGAGTGACCTTCGAGGGCATGGATGCGCCTCCTTCCAGGTCCTCCCAGGATTCCCGTCTCTCCACGGCCTCATCCACTCTCCCCTTCTCCCGCTCCCCGTCCTTCTATTCTTCGGCTTCGtccccttcctctctgtcctcagtcCTCTCCACGGCGTCCGGAGACTCGTCAGCATCGGAGGCGGCCTCCGGCGTCCTGTCGCACGGCGACCGCCTGCTGCCCTGCGTCAACGCCGTCCTCTCTCAGTTCGACCGGGTGATCCAGATATCAGAGGAGGTCCACAACCTGGAAATGAAGCTGGATGAGGCCGAGaccaggagaaggaggagacggaTTGTTGATGAGGGGAAATCTGCTGAAAGcttcagagaggaaaaaaatgtgAAGGAAGGGGAAGATGAAGGAAGGGTTCCAGCAGAA